In one Vulgatibacter incomptus genomic region, the following are encoded:
- a CDS encoding LysR family transcriptional regulator encodes MDIPWDDVQLFLAIAETHSISSAAKRLRLGQPTVSRRLAQLEYALGYALFRRDVTGTSLTTEGERLLLPAQRMAEWAGEIARAASSTERTPSGKVRIAAAPGVGVDFLAPFAAWVRDRYPKLRIEVLTSYHYLDLARGEADLALRMRPSASDDLTTVTSFEHANAAFATPGYIKTLKKGYGIADVGWICWAPPYQDLAPNPQLEALIPNFVPSFTSDNFLVQWRAAESGMGAFIMGNVKHRFAAPSALVPLDLDLGPYSRSTLHLVCAKSALDIPRVRTVADLLAAELNRAKKR; translated from the coding sequence ATGGATATCCCGTGGGACGACGTCCAGCTCTTCCTGGCGATCGCCGAGACCCACAGCATCAGCTCGGCGGCGAAGCGGCTCCGGCTGGGACAGCCCACGGTCAGCCGCCGTCTCGCTCAGCTCGAATACGCGCTCGGCTACGCACTCTTCCGGCGTGACGTCACCGGCACCTCGCTCACCACCGAAGGCGAGCGCCTCCTCCTCCCCGCGCAACGAATGGCCGAGTGGGCGGGCGAGATCGCGCGTGCCGCCTCCTCCACCGAACGCACGCCTTCGGGCAAGGTTCGGATCGCCGCCGCGCCCGGCGTGGGTGTCGACTTCCTCGCGCCGTTCGCCGCCTGGGTGCGCGACAGGTACCCCAAGCTCCGCATCGAGGTGCTGACGTCGTATCACTACCTCGACCTCGCCCGCGGCGAGGCCGATCTCGCTTTGCGCATGCGCCCGTCGGCCTCCGACGATCTCACCACGGTCACGTCGTTCGAGCACGCGAACGCCGCCTTTGCGACGCCCGGCTACATCAAGACGCTGAAGAAGGGCTACGGCATCGCGGACGTCGGCTGGATCTGCTGGGCTCCGCCGTACCAGGATCTGGCGCCCAACCCGCAGCTCGAGGCGCTGATCCCGAACTTCGTCCCCTCGTTCACCTCCGACAACTTTCTCGTACAGTGGCGCGCGGCGGAGTCCGGCATGGGCGCGTTCATCATGGGAAACGTCAAGCATCGCTTCGCAGCGCCCTCGGCGCTCGTGCCGCTCGACCTCGATCTCGGACCGTACTCCCGCTCGACCCTTCACCTCGTCTGCGCGAAGAGCGCACTCGACATCCCGCGGGTACGGACCGTGGCCGACCTGCTCGCAGCCGAGTTGAACCGGGCGAAGAAGC